The proteins below come from a single Tachypleus tridentatus isolate NWPU-2018 chromosome 13, ASM421037v1, whole genome shotgun sequence genomic window:
- the LOC143240142 gene encoding uncharacterized protein LOC143240142: MKWIILLGLLGLTLVSVVSAQNYFHPSACLRCGSLSLTNRQYCCNKLGYDLCCQTRVPPDPTAGIPGIGGLPGNQPITNLFPGQGGYIQYPNVFPIDQWTYTGYPRKTCRSKRPVHNLHSVEDEGRRKETLTTIEKL; the protein is encoded by the exons ATGAAGTGGATAATCCTCCTGGGTTTGTTAGGCCTAACCTTAGTCTCGGTAGTTAGTGCACAGAATTATTTTCATCCTAGTGCTTGTTTAAGATGTGGCAGCCTGTCTCTAACTAATCGCCAGTATTGCTGCAATAAACTCGGATATGACTTATGTTGTCAGACTCGAGTCCCGCCAGATCCTACGGCAGGTATACCCGGCATTGGTGGTCTGCCAGGAAATCAACCTATTACAA ATTTATTTCCTGGACAAGGAGGTTACATACAATATCCAAACGTATTTCCGATTGATCAGTGGACTTACACAGGTTACCCCAGGAAAACCTGTAGATCCAAACGACCCGTTCATAATCTACATTCGGTCGAAGATGAAGGAAGAAGAAAAGAAACCTTAACTACTATCGAAAAGTTGtag